The Silene latifolia isolate original U9 population chromosome 4, ASM4854445v1, whole genome shotgun sequence region agactaacacaacaatggaattgtgttaaacctttgctctgataaccaatttgaagtaaaacgCTCAAGACTCGAATTTAGATTGAAACTGACTCAATTTGGACAGTGTTTTAAACTGTTTAATTGTGACAAAAATGACTAAAAACTCAACAGAAACTCTgaggactgcaatcgaacagtcgacagaactgtttataaccacggttccagaactctacaatcgaatagagtaaaggatgtgattgggatatgacttaatccaagCACAAAGCCACTAGACTAAGCCTAAAGGATAATttcaagcacacagcaaagaaaatacccgactctaagcactaagcaaaagaggatttcccagcactaagcaaaggagattagtagaaatcaaggtttctaacttgtgtttgttcattcatcaaaatctgatttttacactaaggaatgccttgcttttataggccaAGCAAAACAATCCTATCCATCCATCCAACCTAGcaatctaacggtccaaaagaccctaGAAAACCGGTTTCAAAAGGTGGCCCTAGGCCTTACACAacttcttacacaagttaaaaatcttaaagaaaaacaagaaagtaaactaataaggaCAATGATTAATTAAAACATGGAGTAAACTCATTTGGAAGCTTCAAGAGGGTCCGGCCAAGCTTGTGTAAGAGTGGTAGAGCAAAAAAAGGAGCCTTGAGGATGTCTTGGTTAATTTAGGAAGGGTGAAAGGGACTTGAAAGCGACCCTTGTACTTGCCATTGCAAACCGTGTACCTTTAGGTCCACCGGTTTTGTTCTTTGCTTTTCTCTATGATTATCACCTTCCCAAGACATAGGCTCTTGGACAAAAATACTCTAAACTCCTCATGGAAGATTTCTAGGCCGTAAAAGGACCCATGTGCTTAGACGGATTCCGACTTGGACCCTATTTCGGTcaagggaccaaaaccgggtacaaACATGTCTAATGTGATTTGTTTTGCTTcagaagggatgttaattgaggctggaaggttgaaatagaggttgaaagttaaaagtggggatggttgtgtccttgaggactgcctacgtattcacgtgaagtgaaatcaaaccagatcgtagttctgaggtttggttaatttgtttgggtgttgtggttgtatccttcataTGTAAgtaaggactgcctacgtatccacctgaagagatgaaatcaaaccatgctcgtagttcaagtgtgtgcctaagctatgttgttaggaccttaaagtgcaggggttacaagggtaatattcctttggtgactcgaagaactgatttgagataactccctctgatcatagaccaaggAGGTATAACTtggtttgtaaaaatttccttgtcgtgtgagcacactcagtggaccctaaggatgaatatgggtatgtcccattctgggtagcaaagtattgaagactccgtgtacgggtcaaggtgaaactggtttggatatttggaatgtggagctcggtaataagaggctttgatgaacaaatctctggagcttgattttgtggagttaaggcttgatggggttatggcttgtaatatggcttggaaatggagtctcttggcttgatatagcctgagcacataagggtaggttaaaatgacgtgggttcaagtttccatgtcttggccctaaaggatgggtatacttgacgagtttgagaggattctcaaaattcctaactgtctccatgtaacggtctcgagaaggacctagggtgtgatgtgtgaaaggctaagtgagggtgctagatgaCCATCTTGATTGGTGTCTTGACTATAGAATTTAGCATTATTCCGTTcagcatttgatttcaggcttgttcttgattcagactcgaATTCTTGGTCTAGAACTTATCTtggcttttgctcagattcttgattcaggtttttttaTGATAACTTTGACCTTGggtattgacttgcttgattgagccttcttcgtttgactcttttgtcttgggctATAGGCATAACTACGGCTTTGGATATTGATTTTgggtatttctcttgattgagcctttgtctttgatcatggctcgtatcgtcttggatggacttgggtcagactaacaccttttgatgtgaaacgggttggtctttttagtaaacaggttgtttattgtggggaatgggcttgccttccatcatagatcgttaacaagggagatggtctggattcgtcctagaatctcttgagatatgctcgtcctaaactagggtatagtgaggtttctattgccagacattgaataggtaaagaaaaatgaacacggagtttcaggtcctctacaacatagaatggaacatcatttaagtgtactcacattgactgtCGTGCGTTGTCgttcgttttaaaatgtctcaaatcgattcttgttgtcacaggaaaagggtaaaggaagagatatgatagaatatgtggagtgaaaattgtatttttattgaaatgaattatgaatgtatttaacgtagactcgagaagacatgtgactcgtgggacagcccccaggttgtcactaggaatgaaaatggacacgaagaaagatactagaacaattatgagatagaaagcctaagactcggactcgaactcagactttgacgcgatcttagatctagactcgtaatcatcggcccatgcttgaacgtttactcttccagcaactggcttcggcatctgactttgagcattcacccatttgagcacctcgtccttgtcattgggaacactgaaagggtaacagtcaagaagagtttcttgataagtggtatatccatgaggatcgcCTAAGATACCTTGTGGTTTAAAAGTTGAGAGGGATAACTTCCcgttttcgatcatatcctgaatgacgttttttaatttgtaacatttctctgtatcatgccctttgcctctatggtatttgcagtaggcattctcatcccagaatttggatttcttctctgggtcaggcgtaggtcctataggcttcaacattcgttgttccatgagtctctgaaaggcatcggcgtatctaataccaatgttggtaaatttcctaggaggtgtgcccttattttcggaagcctttgtaaatgaccttggagggttgttaggtttctttgacgaagggtccatgaggttgccttcgttgattttgattcccggatgagaagaactaggaatagattgctcactttttgctttctcctcgagaccatgaggttgagggtttgtctggtcACTCTTCACcttgaaagattgggtctcaagcttcttatccatttcagcaaattgattccccatgtggaaaagtcgagagtttagagtatcaatggctccctctatcttggaaagcatgagcattccactttggacatcgtcctccttcggcgctttgatttctttgtcatcacgaggatcgaggagatgagaaaagtctaggaatgattcttcatcgtgtttagtgctgttagacccaagagggtcggttccatcgaattgctccacaaatggtggcattggaagcttgccctcttcgatcatatcttggatggtgtgtttcaagagaaaacattcttcaatatcatgacctctaccttggtgatatatgcaatatttgttgcccttccagaggttcacttgcttctctaaaggtggatccggagtcggacctattggatgtagcttgccttgggcagagagtctcttcaaagcattggcataagacatgcctaaattggtaagcaccctttgatgcctcccaggtttcctttcagctgttttcggctttgtaggacgatggttattgcaagaggtaagctttggacgacctagactagaggtttctccaggtggtgtgttcttttccatcattccattctcgagggtgaggacgcgaatgctcaaattttccactgtagcttgaactcgtagaaccatggcataaacgtcttggagagatacggtgattgtggcttgaaatGCTTCGTGACTTTGTTGActgacagaacttgctggattcctactcgacagaaatgacgcgcattacaactcgattcgacatgggatcacgcatactaaggcaacaaacaaaggaagggataagatgacaaatctagacttgacttgtgaactcgtgaaatgtcgtgagcgacttctcgtgtttgaattcacggtgctagACTGtaaatttagactcgagtgttgactttggcagagtgatatttatgtgattgacctgattgacgggattgatgacacgtgttgattctaatttgtgtgtttaagacagacttgactcgaggttagGGTATGTGTGTCCCAAACGCGTACTAGGAGAGTTCAAGAAACGGGTatgggaatgactcgatgtgttagcctcgagtgtatGAGtggaggtgtggaaatgtttagctcctaattgagttggggtagggagtccaaaatgacggcgtgacgccttaggacttgacttgaatttgaaaagacccaaaatgtaaaggaagacgggtttatgactcgacagagttccgactaggacatagtcggtttgaattctAACACTAACTTAGCCCacttgaatttacatatttacatttacatggtttgaaaatattttgaataaaatgttttttttctttatttttcagaCTTTTTATTGTTCggtttttttggactttttttcttttttttttggactttttattgttcgggttttttttcgttttttttgttgttgttttgtatttagttttgaaatgggttttaggcccgaagtttgactcgacatttggacagagttttgactgattttgcgctaatattgggcttatgttcgaaaattttacattttgaaggaggattttgaatttacaaaaatcgtcatgactttgtttagaaaagggtgatcacgtatggtacaaacaatatacaagcattataacgggatgctgagtgcatttaaatgggttttggtttaaagggtgggttgccataccgaacaatcaaacccgaagtctgtggagaggctcgtaccaaacaagagtaaggtcgattcctagtccatttcctcaagtagtgaaagtccttgatacaaacaagagtaagtatcatggtatggatgacgtcaatcgctatccatccttaggcccaaataagaattaggaccgtttagacgggacgattggtcgaatgggttgggttgggcctaggaaggccgaataaaacgatctaggaaggccgagttatgaaaaccgacaattgtcttgtacaaactattccctaaccttgttcaagtttcacccttttggctacacgtaagtgtattatccccagcggagtcgccaaactgtggacaatgggcccacgggggcgcttgggaaacaagcgtttgcatttgtggagtcgccaccaatttttatgggaaattggaaccgttcgaatacctcgcgccatgtcaagacacaaagtagagacatgaacaccaagaactcgttacccttagcattctatgtctagaatgactctcgtggatgccaatgaacacggatgttcacagagatctggagtaaggggtgagggtacgtattaggaagctcttttgatcgaacacctaatcccgcccgcctcgatagcggcctctactaatgattagggaagttattcatacccgatatattgtcgattatatgcatgcaatgcaacatccattagattaatcctagcatgtgaagattaaactaagtcggtgaacaattaatttaacatgcaattaagTCGAAGTTAgaattaaggttcaattacatgtgaaaacatacaaatgatagaAAGCATAATGAATACAACAAAGGAAATATTACAATAATAAATATTACAATGATTACATCGGGTTtagatgatttatgtcgaaaatacctttaaaacgaataatttgagaaaaagaataaaggaatgaattaacgaacaaattatcaggcgataatacgaataatagttaattatacgtaattaataactaagtcaaggcagaacgggagttcagagacagaaatcagccaggaacaggggcaggaagaggcgcagcagttgctgcgtctgttccttggctcaattctggctgtgaagccggaattgcaagccgttaatgttaattggtgattttaatgatcgattagtgctatttactcggatgaaagttattaatatattatttacatgtgattaatggtcatgaaaacaataaacatggacgAAACGGAATTAGAACGAATTTTTACAAGATTAAGACTAATTaaagaattaaacaaactaatcaaattaattaggttaaacaagttattaatgacgaattaatgatggtgacgataaacaaaaggtgaaaaatatatcaatgacgaattccagagacacaatatggatgaatcgaacctctaaaacccgaattgatttgaatgacgaaaacccgcaaatatgaattacttgggatttaagtcgggatattGAATTAAATACTAATGGCGATTAATGATATGTCAGATTATTATGCTTAAGTTATTATGTCAAAGAAacaaagaacaaacgaaagaaaataaatacAAACGAATTggcaaaagacgaaggaagaagaaaggaagcaggaactgcagcagcctcacgaagaggcgcagcaggtactgcgtcccttcgaagaggcgcagcagttgctgcgtcctttctcgacggttgtcttctgataatccgaaaaaagggttttaaacaaggttttagaaatcggttttaagtgtgctttcgacataaatcttacattagtgatacaataaataaagaacaataataaaagagaaatttacaccctcagacttacatgtttgacgaaacgagatgaactaagttatcgatttagtgatgctcgactcgaatgtaacgaaagtgccctcgtaggaggaaaacgattaagattaattaagttgattattgtggagttggtcaaattggtcggtcatgcaaacgaggctggtactcagaaggatccgagcttacgtggtcgaaagttcaagcacgtagacgccaataagtaagaacgtggacttagaatgcaaagggagaagagaagggcggacactcgcgtgagaaatatgtgagaccgaaggtctctatttatactaatcacacgacggaatagggttttcggagagactttggaagtgaatctcgaaaagatatgaaaaagatacgaaaaaaacgCAGAAAAGGGacgggaagagacgcagcagatccatcgtctcttggaagaggcgcaaagcactgccgcgcgtctgttcccaggcggtttcctcctgcgaaagaaagatttccgtgtttaaattatggaataacgggataatcttattttccttaatattttgtatgaatattacgggaaattgtttaccaaagattaaagattgtgaaatatttattaaaatatggaatagaaatatccggaacattccagaacattctgactcgggatttaacggttatcagaaaatgaagacggttttaggcccggactccaaatgtactctaattactgccaaaacaaccgtatcggcgcgtagatgacaactaagaggtagacattaatgtttgagcaatcacttgacgataaacttacgaactgtcacaaattgttccgcgtaccaaacatgcggcccaatcattaccgggtggtttgcgggaggtgcagaaacgaggtgtctacactacCCACTTCCTCAAATATGACTCAAATGCCATTGTAGCGAGGTGGTTATATGCTACTTTTtgaataattaattattacttgtaaattagaaaagatgAATCATGGCTAGTCAAATGCTACACAAAAGATGAATCATGGCAGAaatcttttgattttttttaatttattattcaatattttttaattaattaatcttaAGTTCCTAAATTACCCTTTAACATTAATTAGtttgaaatttgaattttgaTGGAGGGAAAGCAAAAAACATAAGTAAGTTACAATAATACCCCGGGTGTCGCTCAATTTGAGTAACATCGGTGTCGCTATCTCATTTTccttttcttaataataataaaatttaaaaACAATTACTACCTAGTTTCTCTTTAAAAGTCAGATAAACCCATTGTCTTGCAACTTGAATTGAACGGATGTTGAACTGACTTACAAATTTCGGATCAGTCATATGACTTACAAATTTTCGGGTCAAGTTTACAAGATCTCGATCTCTGCGAAATGTGGGCAGATGATGGCTTAGCCATGGTACTAAGTTTCGATAACAGTCAGGAATTCACATTTGCAATAACCGTAGAGAATCGTGATTAACGCAGCTTGTTTTTAGTCATGTATGCTGTATAAGCCTTATATCAGTCATATTAATCTTGTATCGGACTGTATCAACTTTATCTCAGCTGTGGTGGTCATATACCATCCAAGCACTTGCAATTGCACCATCCAAGCACTTGCAATTGCTGGCATAGTGGCAGCCCTACCTACAGAATTCTATTAAAACAAACATCACAGTAGGCCAAAAATCATTTACTTAACAGCCAATGTAACATCGGCGATTTGAGCAATTCCGGATATTAGTCTTGTCTGGTTCAGTCGCTTCGAGATCTCCACACAAGAGAACACCGTAATTACACAGATAACACTATTCGGAACTTAGGAAGGCATGTCATTGAGTATTAACTAGTATAGAATGAAAATAATTCTCTGAAATGTTAACAATGACATTATTCAAGGGAGACTATCAGCTATGTATACTCCTAATGTAAATTTCTCCTTACAAAAAAGAATAATAAAAAACTATGATGAGGTATGTGCTTGAACATTGGCCAGAAGCCTGGTAATTTTGGCCAGGGTTTCCTTAGCAGCAAGGGTATCTGGATGTTTTTCACCACAAATAGAAGTCCTAATAAAAATGGTCTTCCTAATTAGATCATCAGCAACACCAAATTGCCCTCCTCTGAGCATGAGCTTAGCCCGGGTCTCCAACACAGTGGCTCTCGCTAGTGCCATGTCCTGCCATAGTGACGGGTTTAACTGTGCATTAGTGTGGACGGGTCTCCAACAAAGTGACTTGTCCAACCATTTATCAACTGGAGTAACAAATGCCTGATCTGCCGCCTCGAGAGCATTCGTGCACAAGCGAAGGAGTTCAAGAGCGGCATTACACCGTGAATATGTGATAAATGCCCTAATGGCAAGAGGTAACACCACTTCCTTCACGAAAACCAGTAAATCCAAAATCTTGAGTTCCACAATTATAGGATCATTCCCGAACCCAAATATATAAAAACAGGCGGCCCACAAATGGTCCGAGTCGTGTAGCACGGATGCCCGAGTAATGACAGACTGAACCATTGCTTGAGCAATTCCGGTCACCCCTTTTCTTCGGGCATACAGCTTGACAATCTCATTAAAATGAACATAACCTGGTTTAGTACTACTCCTAGCAATGTTGAACCTCAATAGCATAGAAGCTGCATCAACTTCAGACTTTTTATTGTATGAGGTAAGACCACAAGGCAAGGAACGGACAATTTTTTTCCATAACCGGGACCCATGGTGCTTTTCCGGGATTTTGTGAGCAGCTGATGCTAAGAGTGGAACCGGGACTGATGCTGGTGCAAACCAACCACTTGCCTGGACCATCCTCGTTGCCAAACTTCTTGGTCGATCAGCATGGTCGAAAATCGAGAAGCAAACCTCAAACAATTGCAATAGGAAGGTGTTTTTCCTTAGTGTGTTACCTTCTTTACCGTTCCACGAGAAGTCCCTCAAAGGCATCCGGTTGACGGTATCCAAGAGCCTAGTGGGACTTATGGGAAGCTCAGAAAGTATTGCTCCGACAATGGCGAGGCCTAAGGTTATCCTTCCAAGTTTCTCCTCAATAACTCGGAGAGCATCAATTTCAGTAAGAGGGTACTCTATTGATGTACTTCCTTGCATCAAAGAGAGAGCCTCCACCCCAGACAAGTAAGAGAGCTTCATAGGCTCAAGGTTCATCACACGAGGCAAACGGGTGGATATTAGGAAATGGGTCTCGCCACCAAATCGAGGAAGAAGGTCCATTATAAGTCGATGATCCCACCAATCTTTTTCGCTCTCCAAATTGTCAATGATCACCAGGTATGGCAAATTCCTCATTAGTTCTCTCCGTACTCTAAAAATAGCTGCCTCTTCTTGTTCTTCAAAGCTCTTTACTCTACTCTTCTCAGAACAAGTCTCAATTCCTACATCAACTTCTAAAAAAGGCCAAAGGTTAAGATAGTTTTGCCTAATGTATCTACTTTCCCCTCC contains the following coding sequences:
- the LOC141653766 gene encoding uncharacterized protein LOC141653766, with the translated sequence MDLREESSKLESLATTTSRRLSSASSVFHSANPSPFFSPDSPKSLFSESNCLENRLKDATVCISTIPDPDQEMNLRLARSEIPSSQLATDLQILERVSSSSGLSNDTFTNSHTRWIDYSRRRERKKKVVRHYGVTFPSNAPSLTTSRLRNCDVYIGLHGRKPSLLRFASWLRAELEVQGVSCFASDRARCRNSRKQRNVERAMDVCSFGLVIITKKSFKNPYTIEELRFFSSKKNLVPVFFDVSPSDCLVRDIIEKRGELWEKHGGDVWNLYGGLEKEWKEAIYGLSRVDEWKLEAYNGDWRECILRAVTLLAMRLGRRSVVERLSKWKEKVEKEEFPLPRNENFIGRKKELSELEFMLFGDVSGDSERDYFEIKTKPKRRNLKINWSRSNSMERQKESGIRKGKEPLIWRESEKEIEMQNASFPQNEQDHPPKTKSGRKYSRRKRCMKIVYGKGIAVASGESGIGKTELLLEFAYKFHQRYKMVLWIGGESRYIRQNYLNLWPFLEVDVGIETCSEKSRVKSFEEQEEAAIFRVRRELMRNLPYLVIIDNLESEKDWWDHRLIMDLLPRFGGETHFLISTRLPRVMNLEPMKLSYLSGVEALSLMQGSTSIEYPLTEIDALRVIEEKLGRITLGLAIVGAILSELPISPTRLLDTVNRMPLRDFSWNGKEGNTLRKNTFLLQLFEVCFSIFDHADRPRSLATRMVQASGWFAPASVPVPLLASAAHKIPEKHHGSRLWKKIVRSLPCGLTSYNKKSEVDAASMLLRFNIARSSTKPGYVHFNEIVKLYARRKGVTGIAQAMVQSVITRASVLHDSDHLWAACFYIFGFGNDPIIVELKILDLLVFVKEVVLPLAIRAFITYSRCNAALELLRLCTNALEAADQAFVTPVDKWLDKSLCWRPVHTNAQLNPSLWQDMALARATVLETRAKLMLRGGQFGVADDLIRKTIFIRTSICGEKHPDTLAAKETLAKITRLLANVQAHTSS